In Cygnus atratus isolate AKBS03 ecotype Queensland, Australia chromosome 14, CAtr_DNAZoo_HiC_assembly, whole genome shotgun sequence, the DNA window ttaaaaaagatcagGGTAAATTATTGCAAGCCATAGCTACAGTCATTTGAGAGTAGGATAACAGCAAAGAAGGGGTTAAATCCAATATTTCTAGGggttttgaaatacttttgctttttggGGAAAAcggacaagaaaaaaagggaaataatttaaaagacacacacaaacagaagcaagaGGTAAAGAAACACTGAGCACAGTCAGAGCAGGACTTACTCTTAGCCCCATCAGATAGTACAGCACACTTATGACCCCCATGGGCAGCACATAGAAGAGAAAGGACGTGATCTGGACGATGCAGTTGTAGATCCACATGGGCATGACTACGGTGCAGGTAGCAGAGCCAGGGACCAGGGTGCCGTTGGGGAAATACTGCAGCATGATGCCGTGGGTGCCCGTGTTGGGGAGGGCGAAGAGGACGGAGAGGACCCAGAGCACCACGATGGTCCTCAGGGCACGCTTGCGGGTGCTCTCCAGCTTGGCACGGAAGGGATGGAGGATGGCAACGTATCTCTCCACGCTGACCGTGGTCACGCTGAGGATGGAGGCGAAGCACACTGTCTCAAAGAGCGCTGTCTTGAAATAGCAGCCAATGGGCCCGAACAAGAAGGGGTAGTTGCTCCACATCTCGTAGACTTCCAGGGGCATCCCgaaaagcagcacaagcaggTCTGAGACAGCAAGGCTGAAGAGGTAGTAATTGGTTGGTGTCTTCATGTTCCGGTGCTTAAGGATTACTAGGCAAACTAAGAAGTTACCTACCACCCCAACAATGAAGATCAAGGTGTACACCAAAGCCACGGGCAAGAAGAGATGACTCCTTTTGGGCCCACATAGGAAGGCTAAGTAATCCTCGGTGCTGTTCAGGTACCTCCTGAAGCGTTCTTCATGCAGCGCCAGATGGTTAAACCAGGAGGTATTGCTGGTCCAGGCCATCACCGGACCTTCTGAAATGCTCCACCACTGCAAGCCAGTCTTCTTTGAGTTTCTCTGTGCTAgtttgctcacttttttttgcagggggggcggggagagggGTTGTCTTGCCAGACCTAGATGCACAAAGCCACTGAGAGATGTGAATGAGTGTGCTTGCCTGGCTTCGGTTGCGTGTTTGCCGTCGGAACAGCTGTTCCCCTGCGAGGAGTCCCTAAGCCAGAAAGCCCCTCCTTTCACACATATTCATTGGCTCACTAAGTGCATTAGATTATAGAGTAAGAAAAGAGGTTCCGGCTACTTGCATCAGCTCCTGTAACAGACGCGCTCACAGAATAGGAAATGTGGGATTTGGAGAGCTGGGAATCTGAGATATAGGATGAGAAGCTTGCTGCAGGATGCTTGCATTTGTCAGAGGGTGGGAAatcagacacacacaaaaatatattaatactaCAGACAGTTATAATccacaagcaggaaaaaaaaaatccgtcacaattttatttttcagatccctgcttatttttattctctgttttctaCGACAGCAAGTACTTGGAAGCAGAGTGATCTGTAGAAAGCCAACCTGTTTTTGTAGTCATGCATGTGGAATTAGACAACTATATTGTTTcaaccttttttaaaatattgtatttttttctcctgacatcTGGCATAGGATTTTAACTGCTCTTCTTAGtgatatcaaaatattttttccacttctgttttgtaaGGGAGCGTTGTTTCAAAGTATATACAAAATTTTCATTGACGGTTGACAAAAGGGGCTGATTGGAGGTTTGAGAGTACTGGAATCTGATCCCATGTTTTAGATAGCCTTGTTTGGAGAATTTTTCTGAAGACCATATTGTTTCAAAAACATATTCAGTGCCTCCAGGATTAAGTTTACATGAATTCTTATGAACACTTATTTCTTCCTGAATGAAAACTATTCTGCAAATGTACTTTCTGAGCCAAAGAAGGACGATGGCTGTGTCACAATAGATCATTTATCTCCTGATTAATTCTTGATTCTTTACTGAATTTctctaaaacaacaacaacaacaaaggttCAAAGTGCATGGGTGTCTTTTGAGAATCAGAAAGTTAAGCTCTTTGAAATCAAATGAGTGCAAAAGCTGGTGTAGTGTAGGGGACTTTGTCAGCCTGATGTGCAATTTGCTCAGTGCCTCTCACTAGTTCTCTCTTTTGAGTTCCTGCTCAGCTCCCCCTTGAATTGCTGTAAGATTTTACACTCCTAAACCAGGactgtgtatttttaatcatCCAGAAGCAAAAGAACTGTCCTCTTGTCTGGCATCTCCAAAATCCTGACAGAAGCAAGCTTTCTGAGGAAGATGGAAGCTTCTCCACTCCAGGTGGCTTGACAGCAGATCCCACAGAAAAACTCTTctcttctgaagacagaaaagtcTTCAGAATTTTAGTTGCCTTAGATCCTGCCTTCTTTGCTCCTTCCCTCTTTAATTTCTGGTTTAGTTGTAGTTCAATaaccttgaaataaaaaaaaaaaaaaaaagaaatacgtCTGTAGTAAACACAGACTGCCTCCAAAAATAGCAGCAGTAGGCAAAGAACAAGGGTCTGTTCCCACTGTGGCATATCCAACATGTGTAGCTCcgaggattttttgttttactcttgTGCATTCATTTAGAATATTAGCAGAATAATACGCCACATGAACTGTACTAAAAGACAGAAACATGTCTCCTGTGATAACTTTCAGACCTGCTGAAATTATCTCACACACAAACTGTCTCCATCAGAAAGAATCCACGGATTTATTCCTGCATTGCACCGAAGCATTTTGTTTAGCAGAGTGCTAGGGTTTATTGGATCAGTGAGCTACAAGGGTGCTCCTTAGACCTGTTTCTCCCTTCCTTAGTGATGCAGCTGAACAAGGTTCCTTGCATTTCAACAACATCAGAATAATGTGAATTTGATTTTGAACTACTACTGGCACAAAACGTAGGAACAGGGAAATCCTTAGGAGGGTGCCTGGTTGTGACAGGCACAGGAGGATAGGAGAGTATATCTATATGTATACCTCAGTGAGGATAGGGGAGTATATCTATAAACCAAAGACTAATTCTAGCTCTGCATGActggaaatactttatttttacaaaggagatggaaaataaaaatagattttccttttgaaagtcttttttttctctgtaaagcaTGCTTCATTGGTGCTTGCTGTTCTATACTCAAAGGAAGATGGCATGTTGTATGCTAGTCACAGAAATGTGCAGTTTAAAGTAATAATGACGTAATTGATGTAATGCAATATTTACATTAATGTAATGTTTTTTATGTAATATATTTAATTGCAGTGTACTATTTGGCAACATAAAAGCCAGACAAGTTTTTTTTGGCACGCGAAGTCCCAGTGCTAGTCTGAGTGTAGCATTATCTCCTTAGGGACTGCCTATGCCCTCATGCCTGGGGTATTTCTCTTGCCACATTTACTCAGCGGAGTCTTTCCCTTATCTGATGTAAGAGCACTACGGTGCATTGCTATATTCCATTAAGGGCAGTACAGTGCACATTTAAGAACAAGTAAATTCAAGTACCTTCATGTTTCCCAAAGCCCTTGTAAGGGTACTCATTACTGACTCTATATTAGGTCAGTAAATAGtgagcaatttttttgttttagggGAAATTGAACACATTCATCAAGAGACAGAATGATAGAGGTAATCAAAAGTATAACAAATGTATAAATCCTCCGTGGGTCATGCTTACAAAGGgatatattttgaagaaatatggTCCATTATGATGGTCTAATCTGAATATTTGCTCATCTCAGAGCATAGAAATTTATTCATGCTAACACTTTTAGATATTTACATCTATGTGGTGAGGCAGAGGTTCTTCATCCAGCTTCAAATGTTCTGGCAGTGGGATTGGAAATAATATAGTTGTGCTCCTGCCATGCTGTGCCACACTAATTAATTCTGCTGATTATCTGAGATGCAGTACTGCACTGATGTGCCTGGTTGGCATCCTGGGCCTAAACTGGCCTCTCTGAGCAGCACTGGGATGTTGCTCAGGGTTTGCAAGAGAGATGCTCACTGTACACCCTTAGAAAGCCATTCTGCTTCAGTGAAAGGGTTTGAAGAGGTATGTATAGGGTTTGCCATAATCCTTGGCAAAACAGGTCCACTAATTCTTATTGCCAGCAATTACAGTCTAGCACTTCATTTCTGATTTCCATGTGCAGCCATCAGACTCTGTTGTTTCAGCAGTTTCGCCCTTTCTCCAACTTGCAGGTACTGCAGGTAGATGCAGAATCTTGTAGAAATTCTTCCTGTGGGGACTGTTATCCAGCTGGCCTGAGCTGGTTTTCCCTAACTCCTTTCTCAGAGCCCTTAGAGCTGCACATGGAGCCACCAAGCTCTGTGCACTGCGAGTTCAAGCTCAGTCTCAGTCCTTTAAGAACTTGGACCAACTATCTCTGGCCCATAGGGATGCAAAGAAGATGATGCAAATTAGAGGGCATATTACTGGTAGGCAGAAATGTTAAGCTGTACTACATTGAATATCTTAACACAATTAATAGAAAATTATCACTCGATTTCCCTTATAAATCACTGAATTATAATTAAAGTTCATTGattgactctttttttcttttttcttctctgaattgTTTGGTTCACTGAATTAACAAGAGCGTGAGTCCATGTTTTTCTAAGTATTCAATACAACATTCAACATGCCACCAAATGCATAGATATACTTTGTATATTTTCTCCCCTGacaggctggaggagggagctgcGCTATAATAGTAGCTGGGTATGCAGCGGCCTTTCTATGCCTTATTGTAAGTCATTTTGCAATTATCTAGGCTCTTAGCAGTCAGCTTCTCCATGGCTGTGCATGATATCTGATAGTCCCCAGGATATCAATCAACACACACAAGAAGTGGATTTCATGACTACAGTAGAAATAGTCAGGAGCAAACCTCTTTGCCAGGAGCAGCTGGCAATCTACCTAGGCACTGCAGACACAGGCCACTTCAGCAGTAGAACCCATTTTACCTAactttttgtaattaaaaacagcaaatgagtCTATGCTAATTTTTTAGGCTTTTACTTTAGTCAGTAATGGAAAGGAGAACTTCCAGAAAGTGATTTGTTCTAAACCAGAGCACAAGATAAGTAAGAGATATGAAATGGAGGAGCTTGTTGTTTGCTGCTATTGTCTGCAGAGGGAAGGTGGATAATAAGGTTTAACAGCAAGATTATTAAAAGCCAAGATGAATTTAGACCCCATTTTTTTGCAGTCTTACCCACTGTCCCTTGAGGGCTGGCCTTTGCAGGGAACCATGTTCAGGGTTTGTCTTGGAGAAGGTGTTGGGGCAGCCAAAAACAGGGCCAGAGGGCAAGCCAGCAAGGGCAGCCCAGGGCTAACAACCACTCCCTGGTCCTCTCTTACCCGGCAGGGTGGATGTACCTACTGAGATGACTTTCAGAAACTTACTGCTTTGTTAATGATAGAAATTAGTGGGAATGGTGCCCTTTTAGTAAGCATTTTGTGTGTTGTTGGTGTGTGTGCTCATGCTTTGAAGAGCCAGTGGGCGGCATGTGTGAATTTAGTGCAGGCTTGATGGGCAAGTGAGCAGCAACAAGAGCTGAAAAAGAACACTGATGCAGAAAATCTTGTCGTACTGAGTGTGTCCATCATGGTGAAGTGACTCGGATTTATATGGGGAAAGATGAAAGGATTGTCATGGCAGAAAATGTATTGAAACTGCAAGCACAGTGCTGAATGACTCAGATTGACTGAGTCAGGAGGGATCTGATACTACAAGACTTATTTACGCAGGAAGAATCAGATTATTCAGCATCTCTGGCATTTTGCATCCTATTACGGTATTGATACTCCATtgcagtttcttcttcctttgattTATACATTGCTTTGGAGAGCTCAACTCACCTGATTGTCTGACCCACAAAACACTTctctagtttcttttttttttttttttcatgatgtgATTcatcagtattatttttcagctcACATCCATTTGGCTCTTCTTCACCGTGGGATTTGGGCAaagatttttctccattaaagTAAAAAATCCACACTATATCATAGAGTCTGTATCAGACATATGCAGTGATGAGACAGAAGGAATCACAGTGATCAGTCTTATCACattcaaagaaatacaaaacattgATGCGTTGTATTATTGGAGTTTATAGAAAGTTTGCAATTTGTTATAGGAGAACTGAATCTGTCAATGAAAATGGTAAATGGGACACATGGAATTTATATAGCACCTATTTTATATAAAGGAAATAGTAAAAGAAATACTAAGAGAGTTATGGGTAACTgaacatttctttgtttcaggaTTGGTGTGGAGGTACACTTACTATAAGGATAATAAATTCTGTCTGAAAAGTTTTTCTCCTATTAGAAAACTATATATACCTTCTATTTCCCTCTGAAATGCAGTGATGTGTAATTTTATACTCTAACAAACAGCTCAGAGCtgcttacaaaataataatggaatTTACAGTAACTGGAAATGAAACcccattttttactttaattttagaAAGAGTGTGTTTAAACTATCTAGACATGCTAAATTCTCTTGGCTCCAGTAAAATTATTCTTCTCCTTCTCATTAAGGTGACTGTTTAGCTAAAGCACTTGTCGAGAGTTTCCATTcccttcctcagctgctgctcaaaTTGCTCCGTAAGTTGGGTTATTGTGATCGCCTGTGTTTGTGTCACATTGAGAATCAATACTATTTGACTTGgaattaatgaaaacatctttatgGAGAAGGATGTGCATAATTTGGAACATTAATATGCTGGCAGATGATGttctcttcctgctcttttctccaTTAACCTATCCCCAGGAGCTGAATCTTGGCTTAGCTAAATACAGCAAGGGGTAGTACTGTTCTTCTGAATGTCTCCTGTTACAAGGTTagaggcagaaagaaatctCTAGACACAACAGTGATGAAAAAGATACATGCCAGAGGGATAATTTACTACAGTCTTCAAATAACCTAACAGGCCTTAGGCATGCGAAGCAAACTGGGTCAACTTATTAAAAAGCTTGTTTCAAATTGCAGTGTACAcctcaaaaacattttgggggTTTGCAGTCCGCTCAGTAGTGAGGCGATCCCAGGCAGACCTCcaaaataaggtaaaataaTCCATCTATGCCCTCTAGagctgaggagcaggaggatggGAATGGTCACAATGCAGTGAGAACAGCTCTCCAAGGCAGCACTGGGTGTGAGGCTGGTTGGCCTGAGCCCTTCTGTGATCTGGTGGTTTTGGATTCAGCGGTTTTACTCGGCCAGTTCTCCTCTGCAAGGATTCAGTGCACTCTGTGAGTCAAGAGTCTTATTCCCAATGTTGAAGCTGAAGATGAGGCCCAGCAGCTTCCCACACAGACCCCCGCAAACAGACAAGGGAGGGATGGCTTTGCCCTCTTCATTTCAGGTTGCATGAAAACTCTGTTTGGGCGCTTCCTTACGCCATGGCCCACCAAAGCCACAGCTGCCGCAGTGGAGCTCTCTCTGTCCTTCCCCAGTGCTAACTGTACAGTGGCTGTACAAATTTGGCTTAGTCCACCTCACTGGGAGATCAATTTAGCATCCAGACTGATAGATACTTTGCCTGGCCAAGACACCTTCGTTATTTGTGCTCGTTTGCAAACGCTGATCCACAATTGGATCTGAGCTGACCCAGAACTCTATTGATTTGCTCTGACTGTACTAAATGCTAAACATATCTCTTATTGACGAACATCTGAACATGTTCTACAATAcctttaataaaacaaatttctgcTGCAGACAGAAGTGACTCAAATATGAGTCAAGTTACTATTCTTTCAATACAGCAAGCTGTATTTAAATtacaataatattaaatatgaaacGACATCAGAAATTAAGTAGGGAAAACACAGCTAGGAAgcctgatgttttatttttcaattgtttttaaatatcagtgGCTAAAGATTAATATTGcttgaaacaagaaaaacaatccAGCAAAGGATGAAGGAAGGAGATAAAATGGAGGAGGATAAGACCGAAAAACCTTGAAACAATAACCTTTTAGGAAGCTGAACAAAGAAAGACAGGGGGTTGGAAGTGAAAACAGAATGGCAAAATGAAATTAGGAGAAGgaaatgaacagagaaatacagaaatacagaaaaagaaaaacatatagGGGTAAAGACAGAGAcaatgaagaaggaagagaaaaagaaaggaagcaacaaggaatttggaaataaacaggatATAGGGTCTTAGGttaatgcagcccagaagggACATCTGGATGCCTTTGGTCCaacctgctcagagcagggtctGCTGTGCAGTCAGACCACTCAGTGCACCATGGGGCGACCTCCTCCTGGGTACTTCAGCGGCTGGCTCATGCTCTGACTGCTGCCtaccaacacccccaggtccttttcaacagagctgctccccagccagctctACTTTAATATGCATTGGTCTGACTTCCCCAGCGTTCCCCTGAGTGGGAGCGGTTACTCCTAATATTGAGGAATGGCTCTTTACCATTGCTATTTCCAAGATAACACTGTGTATAAACCTGATTAGTCCTACATTGTTATTCATTATTCTCTCTTCAGCTGTTTGAAATGACTCAATCATcccagaagagaaaggaaacagtaCCCACAGTGCAGATTTATGTGGTGTCTGGGAGCCTCTCTCTGGTACTCATGAGACTTCAAACTTTAAAGGCTGTTCTGAGCTTCGGTTCCTAACATTATGTTACCagtaacagaagagaaagactACAACACAAATTTTTGCAGCACTGGGAATGTCCTACTTAAAGCTACCTTGCCATTTCTCTGGAGGTTATAATGCATGATGAGTTGGTACTGGATAGTCTGCTAGCACTTATAAATGGACTATAGAAATCAGTCAGAACTTTTGCTCAAGGCATAAAGTTGTTCCAGGGTTAGACCTGAAGGTTTCCAGGCTCCTTGCTCCAAGCCCTGCTGATTGCCCTTGCATTGCTACAGACTTCGTCAGTAAGCCTCCTAGGTTTTTAGGGTGTTTCCCCGTAGCCAAATGTTCCAGCACCACTGCAGTGGGGCCCTTCATTTCATCCAGAGGctatgcttgctttcttttgtttgatgATCACAATCTTTTGAAATGCATGGCCTTAGCAAAACCTGTTAAACAGAAGTCTCAGAGCTGACAAGCAAGAGATTTaacacaaaacagaactgaaagggAAGACATACAGGTGATATTTGGCACATCTCTCATATTTGCTAATAGTTTTATTGGGTCCCTAGAATAGTGAAGATGATCAGTCAGGCTGACAGGACTGTATGTGCCTCCAAGCTAATGGAAACACAGAGAATATGCTCGTATTTGTTAAGGTACGATGTTTAAACGATAGCTAGCAGCCAGAGAGTAAGGAAGAAGATCTACTCTTACTGGTTAGATGGAAAAAAGGTTCAAACCAGAACACAGGGCAGTAATTGGCACATCTCTGGTTCCTTTTgagaaagatttatttacagATCTAAATGAGACTTCCTACAGTGAGTGAGCGGTTCACACTCCAGCTTTGTGCTAAATAGCTACTTTTCAGGTGAAGTGTACGGGCCTTGATTTTGTCTTCAAGATGTGAGAATCAAGGCCCATGCATTTTGCCAGTTATTCTCTGAAAAGCATTCTACAGTGCAGTGTAGATGGTGCTTTGCTGTGTTAAAAAGAATGTGTTCAGTGGGGAAAAAGCTCATCTTCCTAAGCACAACTATCCTTGCATCACTAAAAAATTTCCCATAAGATTTTCAAGTGCTTTATAGGCATGAGTGGCCCATACCATCAAAGCAAGATTGTCCCATTTTCCCAGAGAGATACAGAAAAAGTGTAAAGTTCTATGGAAATTGTAGAGATTTAAACTTTTTTGGCATTAAGCCCTGTGCTGTACCAGCCAGAGCTAACCCATTGGAGGAAGATCACAAGGCTTTTCTTACCTCTTTCTAGAAGAAATGCTATCTTTCCTTCCATCCCTTTGGGAAAGTTGTGTAGATTCTCCTTTGAAAGacatcacatttttctctgacGACAATTGCAATAATGTCAAGAGCCCTGGAGTACTTCAAGGTCCATCTGAATCTGCTGTAtgatattttgaaagtttttagATTGCTACCAGATTTTGTACACATTAATTTGAAGGCTCTTTCTTCAGACCTTGTACATATTTATACTGAAGTGGGCACTATTTAATGTGcttttggcatttttaaaatacaggcCATGGAAGGTGTTCTCTCACTGTTTCTTCACACTAAATAAAAGGGTGAAAATAGGCAATTATGCAGCTTCTGTACTCACAGCTATGCTGTTGTAGAAAAGAAGCTGATGTAGTTTTCTTATAGCTAGACTTCTAAGATATGAAGTCAACCATAAGTGGGCCTAAAAGCCcagactgaaaattaaatatgctttttaaaggaaaaaggtgaTTTGAATAATGctgtatttcactgaaaagagTGCCCAAATCTGAGGGACAAAAGGTTAAATATTGCGGAAACCTGTGAAAGCACTTCctaaagagaagaataaaaaaacaaccaaacaaacaaccaaacaaaaaataaaccctaAGAAACTGAGCAGCTGAAGACACTTTTGAAACCATGTTGTTTTCTCATAGTACATACATTAATGTTGGTGAATAGATGTTTACCAAGttagctgggggaaaaaatgtttctaattttccACTTTCACTTGCTATTAGGTTCAGATGTGCTCTACTTTATGCTGGAACTCTCAAGCTAGAGAGCAACAAAGCCACCTCAGACAGCTCCACCAAATGAACCTGAAGAGTTGCAGCAGGACAGTAAGGAACAGGAgactcctttccctttcccactcTTGCTGGAGAAGAGTCCTTGGATATGGGgcccatgctgcagcccatcaAAGCTGTTTCCATTTCTAGCTTCAGTGGGACTGCGGTGAGAGTTGACTGGGCACAGAAGGGTATCCCTGACCCTTTCTGTTGAATAACACCAACCTCACACCTCGGTGAATACAAGTCCACATTGCTGGAGAGTGGATTGCTAAGGATTGCTGCATGTCTGTGCCACTCCTGAGCACAACTGGATCAATCACTGGTAATACTTCATCCTTTTCAAAGCATGGAGACATTTCCTTTTTACCTGCTTCATCTTCCTTTGCTGTTCTCTTGCCAAAACTTCATGGCGGCTTTCAAACTCCTTTGCTCCTGACCCTGTCCTCAGACAATTCATGTTGAACTAATTGATCCTGCCACTAGTTGCTCCATCTTAAGCTCACAAATGGCCATGTAGAAGTTAAATAATGAAATCCTTGGTAAGAATCAAGTTTAGTTACAAGCTTTTggttaaaactgtttttttgggTGAAGTTATGTTATGATGAAAACCCGGGGGTTTGCACCTTACAAGATTCTGCTGATTTTGATGAAACTCATCCCCTtgagaaaaaatctgaaagtaaaatgtaaTCTTCTTtggaaatgtcaaaataaagttttaatatgaaaatattctttgtgctttttcatttatattagtttgaatatttctatattatttTGAGGTCTGTCATAAATACTGCTTGATAGGCTTTGTTAGGAACATGTCAAGATACAGTGTGAAATACAGACTGACATAACATGACATTTATATATTcctttaccttttaaaataagttttaactACACTTCTGAGTTGAGACCGAACCAGAAAAGTAACACAAAGTCTGTCAGAGTGTTTCTCATTTGATCGAGAAGACAAGAGCATCACTGAAAGTATCACCCAGGGAATAGGTGTTGTCAGTAGCCCAGTGATGGGCTTGGAGTATTCCTAATTTGATATGTTCTTAGTAATagatagaaaaatgtattatttaataaaaatgaatggatttttagacatttttcaCTCAGCAAAAGATTTCAAGATTTCATCTATTCCTCccaattcagaaagaaaacaggtctTTAAGCATTAGTGTTTCCAGTGAACCCAAAGTGCTGACAAATTCTAATAACCATCCATTTTCTTTACTCAGATCAATTATGTGTGCATCTGACATCTGAAAAGTTCCACAGCCACCTTCGCAAATAGGATCCGGAGACTTTAGGTAGGCAAGATCACATTTACATACAGAGCAGACAAGCTTTGAAGGGGTGCAGCATCAGACACTTCATTTTCATGCAAAACAGACAAGCTGTGAGGCAGGGCCTCAATTACGCACATAAGAGAGGGCAGGAAAGGCAAGTCTCGATTCAGAGATAACCTGTTAAATTGTTAACAAGATCTATTAGGGACTTTTATATGTGTGCACTTATACGTGTCTACACAGAGGGGCAACCTCTCTATAAAGGGTAGATATGaaactatatattttcttttgcatggaTTATCCTAGTTCTAAGCCTtccataaatgaaaaaaataaatatatagataacTTCAACAATATTGCAAGGAATATTAGTCTATATTTAGAAAGACAAACTGTGTCTCATGCTTCTGACACTTGTTTTAAAGCTACTATATGACTCTAAAAAGGTTAAGATATTGGTGTTGTTTGAAACCAAACGCCTTTTATTTACTGTCTGCATTTCTATTACATTTTCAAGTgcatgagaagaaaagcaatactCTCTGACGTTGCTTGAAGTCatgtaaatacaaatactttCCCCCTTAATAGATTTTTCCAGCTCAGTGGGATCCTGGCTGAAAATTTTGGAATAGTTTTGCAGTTCTCTATAGGAAATAGCTGGGGATAGTATATCATAGTATCCCAAAGTagtgaggggaagggaagggaagggaagggaagggaagggaagggaagggaagggaaaggaagggaagggaagggaagggaagggaagggaagggaagggaagggaagggaagggaagggaagggaagggaagggaagggaagggaagggaagggaagggaagggaagggaagggaagggaagggaagggaagggaagggaagggaagggaagggaagggaagggaagggaagggaagggaggggaggggaggggaggggaagggaagacaCAATGCATTAGACTTCAGTAGGTAATTTATTcaatccatattttttttcagtagaaagaGAATGGTTATCAGAAAATGTCAAGTTGCTGTACTCAAAACCTTTCATGGGAATGCACtcatttcaaataattattgGGTGAAGATTTCTCTGTTTCAGGGTGGGGTTCTAAGAAGCACATTGAAGTACTTTGTTCCTTTCCAAGAACAGTCAACAGCCCAGTGCTCTGGGTATTACCCCAAGCTTATGAGAGATCATATTCAAATCCCCGTTCCCacacatttttgaaattaattccaCAGTAGCCAAAAGTCTGGCACTTCAACTCCTTCTGTGGTGAGCAGATTGAGACATCTGATCCAGAGCTGTCAGAGCAGAGGTTTGAGCCTGGCCTGGATGTGCCATCATGCTGAGCGAGCACCTACCCAGGAGCGAGTACCCACAcatata includes these proteins:
- the NMUR2 gene encoding neuromedin-U receptor 2; amino-acid sequence: MAWTSNTSWFNHLALHEERFRRYLNSTEDYLAFLCGPKRSHLFLPVALVYTLIFIVGVVGNFLVCLVILKHRNMKTPTNYYLFSLAVSDLLVLLFGMPLEVYEMWSNYPFLFGPIGCYFKTALFETVCFASILSVTTVSVERYVAILHPFRAKLESTRKRALRTIVVLWVLSVLFALPNTGTHGIMLQYFPNGTLVPGSATCTVVMPMWIYNCIVQITSFLFYVLPMGVISVLYYLMGLRLKGDKSLEAEEMSVNVQRPSRKSVTKMLFVLVMVFAVCWAPFHIDRLFFSFVVEWTEPLANIFNLIHVVSGVFFYLSSAVNPIIYNLLSQRFRLAFLSVISPRCRHWAPKHPTSQIPAQQSIFVVEDHNLADSAEDTSVPGTHRTSVSSSQLSTGL